The following are encoded in a window of Methylocystis rosea genomic DNA:
- a CDS encoding calcium:proton antiporter gives MIAAGYGKVLATMAPAAGLVGVAAALHFTEAGPIVNFIASALALASVAHVIGEATDQLGNHLSPAATGIVQSAVGNLPELFVCIFALRAGLLTVVQASLIGSILSNALLVLGLAFIAGGWRRGVLHFESQTPRMIATLLLLAVSALVLPTLAQELHLPSGAHEQELAVVCAIVLLFVFVVLTQAMLSQGQRALPAEAHARQHAWSLGAAIAVLAACGGAAAFVSDWFVEALGPAIEILGISEAFSGLVIVAIAGNAVENVVGVRLAAQGKADLAVSVILNSALQVAVALIPILVLVSFAMGGAAPFTLAIPPILAAALFLSVLVVTVVTVDGRADMVDGAALVGLYVIVATIFWWG, from the coding sequence ATGATCGCAGCCGGCTACGGGAAAGTCCTCGCGACGATGGCGCCAGCAGCCGGACTTGTGGGAGTCGCCGCAGCGCTGCATTTCACCGAAGCCGGGCCCATCGTCAATTTCATCGCCTCGGCTTTGGCCCTGGCGAGCGTCGCGCATGTGATTGGCGAAGCCACCGATCAGCTTGGCAATCACCTCTCGCCGGCCGCGACGGGCATTGTTCAGTCGGCGGTCGGCAATCTTCCCGAATTGTTCGTCTGCATCTTCGCGCTCAGGGCCGGGCTGCTGACCGTCGTGCAGGCGTCGCTGATCGGCTCCATTCTGTCGAACGCGCTTCTCGTCCTGGGCCTCGCTTTTATCGCCGGCGGCTGGAGGCGCGGCGTTCTTCACTTCGAAAGTCAGACGCCGCGGATGATCGCGACGCTGCTTCTGCTGGCGGTGTCGGCGTTGGTGCTGCCGACGCTCGCGCAGGAGTTGCACCTGCCGAGCGGCGCCCATGAGCAGGAGCTCGCCGTCGTCTGCGCGATTGTGCTTCTTTTCGTTTTCGTTGTGCTCACCCAGGCGATGCTCAGTCAGGGGCAGCGTGCGCTGCCGGCTGAAGCGCATGCGCGCCAGCATGCATGGTCGCTCGGCGCCGCGATCGCCGTTCTCGCCGCCTGTGGCGGCGCCGCCGCCTTCGTCTCGGACTGGTTCGTCGAGGCGCTCGGTCCAGCGATTGAAATCCTGGGCATCAGCGAGGCCTTTTCCGGGCTCGTCATCGTCGCCATCGCCGGCAACGCCGTCGAAAATGTCGTGGGCGTTCGGCTCGCGGCTCAGGGCAAGGCCGACCTCGCGGTCAGCGTTATTTTGAACTCGGCGCTTCAGGTCGCCGTGGCGCTGATTCCGATTCTCGTGCTCGTCAGCTTTGCGATGGGCGGCGCGGCGCCGTTCACGCTCGCCATTCCGCCGATCCTCGCGGCGGCGCTGTTTCTTTCAGTATTGGTCGTCACAGTGGTCACCGTCGACGGCCGAGCGGACATGGTCGACGGGGCCGCGCTGGTCGGTCTTTACGTCATCGTCGCGACGATCTTCTGGTGGGGTTAG
- a CDS encoding cupin domain-containing protein, whose protein sequence is MKTTIAIVVAGVLACGGAAQGGAVEAHRVFLPQNMKWEAAPSSLPGGAEMAVLYGDPTKEGDFVARIRAPKGYRVPPHTHSKAELVTIISGAFSFGRGQAADRATVERLPAGSFISMPAGVLHYVFVDEDSVLQINATGPWQIDYYDPKDDPRLNIAPAGTPVR, encoded by the coding sequence ATGAAAACAACAATAGCGATCGTCGTCGCTGGCGTCCTCGCCTGCGGCGGAGCGGCCCAGGGCGGCGCAGTCGAAGCGCATCGCGTATTTCTTCCGCAGAACATGAAATGGGAGGCGGCGCCGAGTTCGCTGCCAGGCGGCGCCGAAATGGCGGTGCTGTACGGAGACCCGACCAAAGAAGGCGACTTCGTCGCCAGGATCAGAGCGCCGAAAGGCTACCGGGTGCCGCCACACACGCATTCCAAGGCCGAACTCGTCACGATCATCTCCGGCGCATTCAGTTTCGGTCGAGGGCAGGCGGCCGACCGCGCGACGGTCGAAAGACTCCCAGCGGGAAGCTTCATTTCAATGCCTGCCGGCGTGCTGCATTATGTTTTCGTCGACGAGGACTCAGTGCTCCAGATCAACGCAACCGGTCCTTGGCAGATCGACTATTACGATCCGAAAGACGACCCGCGGCTGAATATTGCGCCTGCGGGAACGCCTGTGCGCTAA
- the mmsB gene encoding 3-hydroxyisobutyrate dehydrogenase produces the protein MMRAAFIGLGNMGRPMAAALARAGVEARGFDLNASLVEAAAREGVVATNSLREAIEGADVAITMLQSGAQMLAVWREVAPHARGKLLIDCSTIDVESARAAHRLAQEAGARSVDAPVSGGVAGAKAASLTFMCGGEQEAFAAAKPILEHMGAHVLHCGGAGMGQAAKICNNLMLGVTMIATAEAFVLAERLGLSHRALFDAASISSGQSWSLTTYCPVPEMTPASPANNDYKPGFMTALMLKDLRLAQEAAAQVGAASPVGAAATQLYALHQSAGQGGADFSSIIRLIRGE, from the coding sequence ATGATGCGCGCGGCTTTCATCGGTCTGGGCAATATGGGCCGTCCGATGGCGGCGGCGCTGGCGCGCGCCGGGGTTGAGGCGCGAGGCTTCGATCTCAACGCATCGCTCGTCGAAGCCGCCGCTCGGGAGGGGGTCGTCGCGACGAATTCCCTGCGCGAGGCGATCGAGGGCGCTGACGTTGCGATCACCATGCTGCAAAGCGGCGCTCAGATGCTTGCCGTCTGGCGCGAAGTCGCGCCGCACGCGCGCGGCAAGCTTCTCATCGACTGCTCCACGATTGACGTCGAAAGCGCGCGCGCCGCGCATCGGCTCGCGCAGGAGGCCGGCGCGCGCTCGGTCGACGCGCCGGTGTCGGGCGGCGTCGCCGGCGCGAAAGCGGCGAGTCTGACCTTCATGTGCGGCGGCGAGCAGGAGGCGTTCGCGGCGGCGAAGCCGATCCTCGAACATATGGGCGCGCATGTGCTTCATTGCGGCGGCGCCGGCATGGGGCAGGCGGCGAAAATCTGCAACAATCTCATGCTCGGCGTCACGATGATCGCGACGGCCGAGGCTTTCGTGCTTGCGGAAAGACTCGGCCTCTCGCATCGGGCGCTATTCGACGCTGCGTCGATCTCCTCGGGCCAATCGTGGTCGCTCACCACCTATTGTCCCGTGCCGGAGATGACGCCCGCGTCGCCGGCGAACAATGACTACAAACCCGGCTTCATGACCGCCCTGATGCTGAAAGATTTGCGACTCGCGCAAGAAGCCGCCGCGCAGGTTGGCGCGGCCTCGCCGGTCGGGGCCGCCGCGACGCAGCTCTATGCGCTGCATCAGTCTGCTGGCCAGGGCGGCGCCGATTTTTCGAGCATCATCAGACTCATTCGCGGCGAATAA
- a CDS encoding DUF4331 family protein gives MSNHFTGLSLGPPLGDQRLDLCDLYAFQSPSDPTRSAIILNANPACDEFHPDAIYRLNIDNDGDCLTDIAISYVFSPKQNGRQTYDVYLARGAESHSPEPVGEKIVSGAEVSFGPKPNIVRAGDFTFFTGVRSDAFFFDYDGILALYDTSGGRNFTAPHLGGKSPWTGKDSNTEANVLSTVVEMPTSALGGNPAVRIWGRCSVREDGKLIHADRAGHPSVSSFFNTDETKEEYNASEPVNDRARWLELFIHLMGHTGDYTRDDAITAIDEHGILPDMLSFDPTKPAGYPNGRTFADDVINFRLSFLSKGDIPPDGLEPHTDTLKEFPYLGTPHAK, from the coding sequence GTGTCGAATCATTTTACCGGCCTCAGTCTCGGTCCGCCGCTTGGCGATCAAAGGTTGGATCTCTGCGATCTCTACGCCTTCCAGTCTCCAAGCGATCCGACTCGGTCGGCGATCATCCTCAACGCCAATCCCGCTTGCGATGAATTTCATCCCGACGCCATCTACCGGCTCAACATCGATAATGACGGAGATTGCCTGACGGATATTGCGATCAGCTATGTGTTCTCGCCCAAGCAAAACGGCAGACAGACCTACGACGTTTATCTGGCGCGGGGCGCAGAGTCGCATTCTCCCGAACCCGTGGGCGAGAAGATCGTCTCCGGCGCGGAAGTCTCCTTCGGACCCAAGCCGAACATCGTGCGAGCAGGCGATTTCACCTTCTTCACAGGCGTTCGCAGTGACGCGTTCTTTTTCGATTACGACGGCATTCTGGCCTTGTACGACACGTCCGGCGGCAGAAATTTCACTGCGCCGCATCTGGGCGGCAAGTCTCCCTGGACGGGAAAGGATTCAAACACCGAAGCCAATGTGCTTTCGACGGTCGTTGAAATGCCGACAAGCGCTCTTGGCGGCAATCCGGCGGTCAGAATCTGGGGACGGTGCAGCGTGCGCGAGGACGGCAAGCTTATTCATGCCGATCGCGCCGGCCATCCGTCGGTCAGCAGCTTCTTCAATACCGACGAAACAAAGGAAGAATATAACGCCAGCGAACCCGTCAACGACCGCGCGCGCTGGCTCGAGCTGTTCATTCATCTGATGGGCCATACCGGCGACTACACGAGGGACGACGCGATTACGGCGATCGACGAGCACGGCATTCTGCCCGACATGCTGAGCTTCGATCCCACCAAGCCCGCGGGCTATCCCAATGGCCGCACCTTCGCCGACGATGTCATCAATTTCCGGTTGTCCTTTCTCTCGAAGGGCGACATCCCGCCGGATGGGCTGGAGCCGCATACCGACACTTTGAAAGAGTTCCCCTATCTCGGAACGCCGCACGCAAAGTAA
- the ppsA gene encoding phosphoenolpyruvate synthase, protein MADSPISKESTPAHSASGRFIRFFNEVNIADVPLVGGKNASLGEMYRELTAKGIQVPNGFAVTAEAYRYTLDAAGVWTTLKEALEGLDPSDVDDLAKRAARARDIVYGAQTPPVVEAEIRTALARLTDEYGADLTVAVRSSATAEDLPSASFAGQHDTYLNVRGPAAVLDAIRHCFASLFTDRAIRYRIDNGFDHFKVFNSVGVMKMVRSDLAASGVIFTIDTESGFEDVVFLTGAYGLGENVVQGAVDPDEFYVFKPTYRQGKRAILKRALGAKKIRMVFSDRGRATTRNIPTDAKECEKFCISDEEALTLAGQAIEIEDHYSAKAGARRPMDIEWAKDGLDGQLYIVQARPETVASRRDRNIAEIYKVTKHGAVKVEGRAVGAKIASGKARVIEHASELSTFVPGEILVADTTSPDWGTVMKSAAAIVTNRGGRTCHAAIVARELGIPAIVGTDAATRLIRTGDMISVSCAEGDAGKVYEGPIAFEVERVDLSTLTKPATHVMMNVGNPDIAFGLAALPNDGVGLARMEFIIADSIKAHPMALVHPERLGERERAEIARLTANYASPSEFFVKRLSEGVGTIAAAFYPKPVVVRMSDFKSNEYASLLGGEVFEMQEANPMIGFRGASRYAHPAYREGFALECAAMTRVRDEMGLTNITLMIPFCRRIEEAEKVISLMRELGLERGKNGLEIYVMCEIPNNVMLIDQFSKNFDGFSIGSNDLTQLTLGVDRDSEIVAFDFDERDEGVKEIIRLAVEGAKRNGRHSGICGQAPSDYPEIAEFLVRLGIDSISLNPDTVLQTTRRIVDLEKRLGRGPRKTD, encoded by the coding sequence ATGGCCGACTCCCCCATTTCCAAAGAGTCAACGCCGGCGCACTCGGCTTCCGGGCGATTTATTCGTTTTTTCAATGAGGTGAACATCGCCGACGTGCCGCTGGTAGGCGGCAAGAACGCCTCGCTTGGCGAAATGTACCGGGAGCTGACGGCCAAGGGCATCCAGGTGCCCAATGGCTTCGCCGTCACCGCCGAAGCCTATCGCTATACGCTCGATGCAGCGGGCGTCTGGACCACGCTAAAAGAGGCGCTCGAGGGATTGGACCCGTCTGACGTCGATGATCTCGCCAAGCGCGCCGCGCGCGCCCGCGACATCGTTTATGGCGCGCAGACGCCCCCGGTCGTCGAGGCCGAAATCCGCACCGCCCTAGCCCGCCTCACCGACGAATATGGAGCCGATTTGACGGTCGCGGTGCGCTCGTCGGCGACGGCGGAAGATTTGCCGAGCGCGAGCTTCGCCGGACAACATGACACTTATCTCAATGTGCGCGGCCCCGCCGCCGTTCTCGACGCTATCCGTCATTGCTTTGCGAGCCTGTTCACCGACCGCGCCATCCGCTATCGCATCGACAACGGATTCGATCACTTCAAAGTGTTCAACTCCGTCGGCGTGATGAAAATGGTGCGCTCGGATTTGGCGGCGTCCGGCGTCATCTTCACGATCGACACCGAAAGCGGATTCGAGGACGTTGTCTTCCTCACCGGCGCCTATGGCCTTGGCGAAAACGTCGTGCAGGGCGCGGTCGACCCCGACGAATTTTACGTCTTCAAGCCCACCTATCGGCAGGGCAAGCGCGCTATTTTGAAGCGCGCGCTGGGCGCAAAAAAAATCAGGATGGTCTTTTCGGATCGGGGCCGGGCGACGACGCGCAACATCCCCACCGACGCCAAGGAATGCGAGAAATTCTGCATCTCCGACGAAGAGGCGCTGACGCTCGCCGGCCAGGCGATCGAGATCGAGGACCATTATAGCGCCAAAGCCGGCGCGCGCCGCCCCATGGACATCGAATGGGCCAAGGATGGTCTCGACGGCCAGCTCTACATCGTTCAGGCCCGCCCCGAAACCGTCGCGTCGCGCCGCGACCGGAACATCGCTGAAATCTATAAGGTGACGAAGCACGGCGCGGTGAAAGTTGAAGGGCGCGCCGTCGGCGCAAAGATCGCCAGCGGCAAGGCGCGCGTGATCGAGCACGCCAGCGAGCTTTCAACATTCGTTCCGGGCGAGATCCTCGTCGCCGATACGACGTCGCCGGACTGGGGCACGGTGATGAAATCGGCCGCCGCCATAGTGACGAACCGCGGCGGCCGCACGTGCCATGCGGCGATCGTCGCGCGCGAACTTGGCATTCCGGCAATCGTCGGCACGGACGCCGCGACGCGACTCATTCGCACCGGCGACATGATCTCGGTGAGTTGCGCCGAGGGCGACGCCGGAAAGGTCTACGAAGGGCCCATCGCCTTCGAGGTGGAGCGCGTCGATCTGTCGACTCTGACGAAGCCCGCCACGCATGTGATGATGAACGTCGGCAATCCCGATATCGCCTTCGGCCTTGCGGCGCTGCCGAACGACGGCGTCGGCCTTGCGCGCATGGAGTTCATTATTGCGGACTCGATCAAGGCGCACCCCATGGCGCTCGTTCACCCGGAGCGGCTCGGAGAGCGCGAACGCGCCGAAATTGCGAGACTGACCGCAAATTATGCAAGCCCCAGCGAATTTTTCGTGAAGCGCCTGTCGGAAGGCGTCGGCACGATCGCCGCGGCGTTTTATCCAAAGCCTGTCGTCGTGCGCATGTCCGACTTCAAGAGCAATGAATATGCCTCATTGCTCGGCGGCGAGGTTTTCGAAATGCAGGAAGCCAATCCGATGATTGGCTTTCGCGGCGCATCGCGCTATGCCCACCCTGCTTACCGGGAAGGTTTCGCGCTCGAATGCGCCGCAATGACCCGCGTGCGCGACGAGATGGGTCTGACGAACATCACGCTGATGATTCCCTTCTGCCGCCGGATCGAAGAAGCGGAGAAGGTCATCTCGCTGATGCGCGAACTCGGTCTCGAACGCGGCAAGAACGGGCTCGAGATCTACGTGATGTGCGAAATTCCAAACAACGTCATGCTTATCGATCAATTCTCCAAAAATTTCGACGGTTTTTCGATCGGCTCGAACGATCTGACGCAACTGACGCTCGGCGTCGATCGCGACTCCGAAATCGTCGCCTTCGACTTCGACGAACGCGACGAGGGCGTGAAGGAGATCATTCGTTTGGCGGTCGAAGGGGCCAAGCGCAACGGGCGGCACAGCGGCATTTGCGGCCAGGCGCCCTCGGATTACCCAGAGATCGCCGAGTTTCTCGTGCGCTTGGGAATCGATTCGATCAGCCTCAATCCCGACACGGTTTTGCAGACCACAAGACGCATCGTCGATTTGGAGAAGCGTCTTGGTCGAGGGCCGAGAAAGACGGATTGA
- a CDS encoding cbb3-type cytochrome c oxidase subunit I has protein sequence MPERQSDPKRLPNETPRPPGELEELERVWAYPPGWRKISEINNSLVGVIYIGAAFLFFLLAGVLALIMRVQLSHGDNRFIGQDFYNQIFTVHGTTMMFLFAVPVMEALSVILLPQMLAARDLPFPRLSAFAVWAYVIGGLVFFSTIFYGLAPSGGWFMYPPLTLTKFSPGDNADFWLLGIGFIEISAIAGAIEIIVGLLRTRPPGMTLDKMPIFGWSMLVFAAMIVFAFPAVILATMMLEIERSFGWPFFNAAQSGDPLLWQHLFWFFGHPEVYIIFLPAAGLVSMIVPTMAQRPLVGYRLIVVALIATGFFSFGLWVHHMFSTGIPALSLGFFSAASMAVAVPSGIQVFSWIATIAAARDRFRITTPSLFILGFLFIFAVGGLTGVMVAVVPFDLQAHDSYFIVAHFHYVLVGGMVFPLFATFYYWDPMISRNRLSERLGRYVFWLMFIGFNVAFFPMHISGLLGMPRRVWTYPSAMGWDTLNMTSTIGAFILALGVLVFVVDIFVRFRRDWETQRRQTNPWNAGTLEWLPSDLYSMRSVPIVTSRYPLWDQPNLAEDVAAGAYYLPNAATGRRETIVTSPIDARPEYLLEMPGPGWAHMFSAVFTAAFFLLLTVKAVAIALVCGAVAIFATLVWCWQLDPPPRGRVEIGGGISLPTYMSGPSSHAWWAMIVLILVAGSLYIAFVFSYLYLWTVSPGVWPLAGSSPLPDLRWAASGASLMLLSILAYGMADRALPKPGSISLSAALLMIAGALCLIAGVGIEGYAQWRSGLRPGENSYGAMVYLDIVLTGQLVATVTLMTGFALARLVTGKLDAQRRVSFESAALLAYYTAAQGLLGFLLIYGFPRMLG, from the coding sequence ATGCCTGAACGCCAAAGCGACCCGAAGCGTCTTCCAAACGAAACGCCGCGGCCGCCAGGCGAACTTGAAGAACTTGAGCGCGTCTGGGCCTATCCGCCGGGGTGGCGAAAAATCAGCGAGATCAACAACAGTCTCGTTGGCGTCATCTATATCGGCGCGGCCTTTCTGTTCTTTCTGCTCGCGGGCGTGCTGGCGCTGATCATGCGCGTCCAACTTTCGCACGGCGACAATCGTTTCATCGGACAGGATTTCTACAACCAGATCTTTACCGTGCATGGCACGACGATGATGTTCCTTTTCGCCGTGCCTGTGATGGAGGCGCTGAGCGTCATCCTGCTGCCGCAGATGCTGGCTGCGCGCGACCTGCCCTTTCCAAGGCTGAGCGCCTTCGCCGTCTGGGCCTATGTGATCGGCGGCCTCGTGTTCTTCTCGACGATCTTCTATGGACTCGCGCCGAGCGGCGGCTGGTTCATGTATCCGCCGCTGACGCTGACCAAGTTCTCGCCGGGAGACAACGCCGATTTCTGGCTGCTCGGCATCGGCTTCATCGAGATATCCGCAATCGCTGGCGCCATTGAAATTATCGTCGGTTTGCTGCGCACGCGGCCGCCGGGGATGACGCTCGACAAGATGCCGATCTTCGGCTGGTCGATGCTGGTCTTTGCGGCGATGATCGTCTTCGCCTTCCCCGCTGTGATCCTTGCGACCATGATGCTTGAGATCGAGCGGTCCTTCGGCTGGCCCTTCTTCAATGCGGCCCAAAGCGGCGATCCGCTGCTGTGGCAGCATCTCTTCTGGTTTTTCGGGCATCCCGAGGTCTACATCATCTTCCTGCCCGCGGCCGGTCTCGTCTCGATGATCGTGCCTACGATGGCGCAACGGCCCCTGGTTGGCTACCGGCTGATCGTCGTCGCGTTGATCGCCACGGGCTTCTTCAGCTTCGGCCTGTGGGTGCATCACATGTTCAGCACCGGCATACCGGCCCTAAGCCTCGGTTTCTTTTCGGCCGCGAGCATGGCGGTCGCCGTGCCTTCCGGCATTCAGGTCTTCTCATGGATCGCGACGATCGCCGCGGCGCGCGATCGATTCAGAATCACCACGCCGTCGCTGTTCATCCTCGGATTTCTTTTCATCTTCGCGGTCGGCGGTCTGACGGGCGTCATGGTGGCGGTCGTGCCGTTCGATCTTCAGGCGCATGACAGCTATTTCATCGTCGCGCATTTCCATTACGTGCTCGTCGGCGGCATGGTGTTTCCGCTGTTTGCGACCTTCTATTACTGGGACCCGATGATCAGCCGGAACCGGCTTTCGGAGCGCCTGGGGCGCTACGTGTTCTGGCTTATGTTCATCGGCTTCAACGTCGCCTTTTTCCCCATGCACATCTCTGGTCTCCTCGGCATGCCGCGCCGGGTTTGGACCTATCCAAGCGCCATGGGCTGGGACACGCTCAATATGACGTCCACCATCGGCGCCTTCATTCTCGCGCTCGGCGTGCTGGTGTTCGTCGTCGATATTTTCGTGCGCTTCCGGCGCGACTGGGAGACGCAGCGAAGGCAAACCAACCCCTGGAACGCCGGAACGCTGGAGTGGCTGCCGAGCGATCTTTATTCGATGCGCAGCGTTCCAATCGTCACGAGTCGCTACCCTCTATGGGATCAGCCCAATCTCGCCGAGGACGTCGCCGCGGGGGCCTATTATCTGCCGAACGCCGCAACCGGACGGCGCGAGACGATCGTCACCTCGCCGATCGACGCCCGACCGGAATATCTGCTGGAAATGCCGGGGCCCGGCTGGGCGCATATGTTCTCCGCGGTCTTCACGGCCGCTTTCTTTCTGCTGCTGACGGTGAAGGCCGTTGCGATCGCGCTTGTCTGCGGCGCGGTAGCCATCTTCGCCACGCTCGTCTGGTGCTGGCAGCTCGACCCGCCGCCGCGCGGACGGGTGGAGATCGGCGGCGGGATCAGTCTGCCCACCTATATGTCCGGACCCTCGTCGCACGCCTGGTGGGCGATGATCGTGCTGATCCTCGTCGCCGGCTCGCTCTACATCGCCTTCGTCTTCTCCTACCTCTATCTTTGGACCGTCAGCCCGGGGGTTTGGCCCCTCGCGGGCTCTTCGCCGCTTCCGGACCTGCGCTGGGCGGCGAGCGGCGCGTCGCTGATGCTTCTCAGCATCCTTGCGTACGGGATGGCCGACCGCGCGCTTCCAAAGCCCGGTTCGATCAGCCTATCGGCGGCGCTTCTGATGATCGCCGGCGCCTTGTGTCTCATCGCCGGCGTCGGGATAGAGGGCTATGCGCAATGGCGATCCGGCCTGCGGCCGGGGGAAAACTCCTACGGCGCGATGGTGTATTTGGACATTGTCTTGACAGGTCAGCTCGTGGCGACTGTCACGCTGATGACCGGATTCGCCCTGGCGCGTCTCGTCACGGGGAAACTCGATGCGCAGCGACGCGTATCATTCGAAAGCGCGGCGCTGCTGGCTTACTACACAGCCGCGCAAGGGCTCCTCGGATTTCTGCTCATTTATGGCTTTCCGCGAATGCTGGGGTAG
- a CDS encoding DUF992 domain-containing protein yields MSHSSLGRAMCAMSFIALSSSAAMAQSVQVGTLLCHVSGGVGMIIMENQALDCVYTDAKGSPPQHYIGRLTNVGANIGISGPGQMIWTVLAATNSVAPGALAGDYVGAEGSVAVGAGAGGAVLVGGSNKTISLQPVSVSLGTGLNVSAGIGNVSLQYMPVTPPPPPPAPAAKPKKTRAHR; encoded by the coding sequence ATGTCTCATTCCTCGCTCGGCCGCGCGATGTGCGCGATGTCTTTCATCGCGCTGTCGTCCAGCGCCGCCATGGCCCAGTCGGTGCAGGTCGGCACCCTTCTCTGCCATGTCTCCGGCGGCGTCGGCATGATTATCATGGAGAATCAGGCGCTCGACTGCGTCTACACGGACGCCAAAGGCAGCCCGCCCCAGCATTACATCGGCAGACTGACCAACGTCGGCGCCAATATCGGCATCAGCGGTCCGGGTCAGATGATTTGGACGGTTCTCGCGGCCACCAACAGCGTGGCGCCTGGCGCGCTGGCCGGAGACTATGTCGGCGCGGAAGGGTCGGTCGCAGTCGGCGCCGGCGCCGGCGGCGCGGTCCTTGTGGGCGGCTCGAACAAGACCATCTCCCTGCAGCCCGTGTCCGTTTCCCTTGGCACCGGCCTCAATGTTTCCGCCGGCATCGGCAATGTCAGCCTGCAATATATGCCGGTGACCCCGCCGCCGCCGCCGCCCGCGCCGGCCGCCAAGCCGAAGAAAACTCGCGCGCACCGGTAA
- a CDS encoding ABC transporter permease: MDSLDLDQVMDEIIPRGDNRPLAPPAPNYPVRQRPRATDDATAALDLVSQAAAAIKELEKQSAQAVARAHSAANAVREKLERAEDRGDRAEAALRKSESEAAELSAALIQTRKDLEGVQSQLAARQAELAAMEQRAIAAEKRASESDASVQRIVDAIRTQLPVKVAEQAKPAA; the protein is encoded by the coding sequence ATGGATTCGCTGGATCTGGATCAGGTGATGGACGAAATCATCCCGAGAGGGGACAACAGGCCGCTGGCGCCGCCGGCGCCGAACTATCCTGTCCGTCAGCGGCCGCGCGCCACTGACGACGCTACGGCGGCGCTGGACCTCGTGTCCCAGGCCGCCGCGGCGATCAAGGAGCTCGAAAAGCAGTCCGCTCAAGCGGTGGCGCGCGCGCATAGCGCCGCTAATGCGGTGAGAGAGAAGCTAGAGCGCGCCGAAGACCGAGGCGATCGCGCCGAAGCTGCGCTGCGCAAATCGGAGTCGGAAGCCGCCGAACTCTCCGCGGCCCTCATCCAGACGCGAAAAGATCTCGAGGGGGTGCAGTCGCAGCTTGCGGCGAGGCAGGCCGAACTGGCGGCTATGGAGCAGCGGGCCATCGCGGCGGAGAAGCGCGCCAGTGAGTCCGACGCCTCCGTTCAAAGGATCGTCGATGCGATTCGGACGCAGCTGCCGGTCAAAGTCGCCGAACAAGCCAAGCCTGCGGCCTAG